In Streptacidiphilus sp. P02-A3a, the DNA window CCGGCGTCCGACCACGGGATGCCGACGGTGGCGCCGGTGCCCTGGTCGGAGACCACCGAGGCGAGCAGCGTGTTGACGCCCTCGGCCACGGCCGGGGAGACCGCCTGGTGGCAGTCGGCGGACGGGACCGCGAGGCTCTTGCCGGCCAGGGTGACGCTGGTGATCGCGGTGGCGTTGCAGTACATGCCGTCGGCGGCGAAGGCCGCGTAGGCGTTGGCGACCTGGAGCGGGGTGAGGCTGTTGACGCCCAGCGTCAGCGTCTGGGTGTCGGTGATCGGCTCCAGCGCGGTGCCCGCGGAGTTGAGCGAGCCCTGGACGCCGAGCCCGAGCGACTGGGCCATGTGCACGACGTTGCACAGGCCGACCGTCTTCTCCAGCGGCACGAAGTAGGTGTTCACCGAGTCGGCCATGGCCTTGACCATGTTGATGTTGCCGTACTTGGTGCTGTCGTCGTTCTCCATGCCGGGCTGCTCCAGCAGCGTGTCACCCGCGCAGTCGGTCATCTCCGGGTAGTTCCCGCTGACCACCGAGTTGATGGTGTAGCTCAGCGGGATGCCCTGGGACAGGGCCGTGGCCGCGGTGACCGCCTTGAAGACCGAGCCGGTCTGGAAGCCCTGGGCTCCGCCGTACAGCGCGCTGGCGTTGTAGTTGATCTCGGTCTGGTTGGTGCCGTTGCCGTAGGGGCGGCTCTGCGCCATCGCCAGGATGTTGCCGGTGCCCGGCTGGACCATGCTGGACGCGGCGGCGGCGGTGTCACTGGCGTACGCGTGGTCGGTGACGGCCTTCTGCTCGGCGGCCTGGTCGGTGGGGTTGAGCGTGGTGTGGATCTGCAGCCCGCCCGCGTTCCACAGGGCCTCGCGGATGGCCGAGGTGGAGCCGAAGGCCGGGTCGTTCAGGATGACGTTCTTCACGTAGTTGCAGAAGAAGCCCTCGCCGTTCTGGGCGGTGATGCAGCCGGTGCGCGGCCAGGTCACCTTCAGGTTCAGCTTGGTGGCGCCGGCCGCCTTCGCCTGGGCCTGGGTGATGGTGCCGTAGTTCGCCATCGCCTGTAGCACCTCGTTGCGGCGGGTGATCGCGGCGGCCGGGTTCACCGTCGGGTCGTACTGCGAGGGCGACTGCTCCAGACCGGCCAGCAGCGCGGCCTGCGGGATGGTGAGCTGGCTCGCGTGGACGCTGAAGTACAGCTCGGCGGCGGCCTCGATGCCGTAGGCGCCCTCACCGAAGTAGGTGATGTTCAGGTAGTCGTCGAGGATCTGCTGCTTGGACAGGTCCTCTTCGAGCTTGATGGCGTAGCGCAGCTCCTGGATCTTGCGACCCGTGGTCTGCCGGGTCGCCTCCGCGAAGCCCGACGAGTTGGCGTCACCGGCGTTGTTGATGAAGACGTTCTTCACGTACTGCTGGGTCAGCGTCGATCCGCCCTGGGAGACGTTGCCGGAGCTGGAGTTCTTCAGCAGCGCGCGCAGGGTGCCCTCAAGGTCGATCGCGCCGTGCTGGTAGAACCGGTGGTCCTCGATGTCGATCAGCGCGTTCTGCATGATCGGGGCGATCTGGCCGAGCGGCACGGAGGTGCGGTCCTCGGAGAAGACCTTGGCGATGACCCCGCCGTTGGCGTCGTAGATCGTCGACGCCTGGGACAGGGTCGGGATCTTGAGGCTGTCCGGGATGTTGTTGAAGTCCTTCACCGCTGACTTGGCACCGAGGCCGATCGCGCCCACCGCGGGCAGGCCCAGGCCTGCCACCAGTGCGCCGGCCAGTACGCTCGCGCCGAGGAGGCGCACGCCGAGACTGACCTTGTGAAGGGGGGAGCCAGAGCGGTTCGATGCCATGGCAGAACCATACGTGGCCGTTTCACGTACAGGCGGGCAGATGTTCGCCTACTCTTGTCACAAGCTTGCGACAAGTTGCTGTGTGCCCCCCGTTGTCACTCGTGTGGGTGATGAGATCTGTCCGTTTTGGCACCGTATGGCGGCATTTAAGGTCACGTGGGTCATCCCACACAGGTCCCCGAAGCCTGGTTGGCCTTCTTACCTGCGGTCACTCCCGAGGGTGATGTCCCACCTACGCATAGTCCGAATGGGCCATGCAGGATTGGGCCCTAAGGGGCTGTTGCATCCCGTCGTTCTTCCGTAACGTCCTCAACTGGCAACGGTGCATATGCCGTTGCCGCCGTGGGGGAGCCTCGATTCGGGAGAGGACGGCACCAGCATGAGCTGGGTTGACGACTGGAGTGCGCAGGCGGCCTGCCGCACCAGCGATCCGGATGAACTGTTCGTTCAGGGGGCGGCACAGAACCGCGCCAAGGCGGTGTGCACCGGATGCCCGGTGCGCACGGAGTGCCTGGCTGACGCCCTAGACAATCGCGTCGAGTTCGGCGTCTGGGGGGGATGACGGAGCGTGAGCGTAGGGCTCTGCTGCGTCGCCGCCCGACGGTGATCTCGTGGCGTCGCCTGCTGGAGACCGCTCGTAGCGAGTACGAGCAGACCTACTCCATAGGCGATCCCGACTACGCAGAAGCCGGCTGAGCCCACTACCCACGGGGCAGCCCGCACAGGTGACACCCGCATCCTCCGTATGCCCCGCGAGCTCCGGCCCTACCCCGGCCGGACCCGCGGGCCGCCGGAGCGCGGTAGCCCGCGGTGGCTCGGCCGCGCGGGCCATGTCCCCTGCCCGGGCGGGCATCAGCGTTGGTTCAACCGGTCACCGATCTCCCGCAGGCCCTCCAGGTCGTGCACGTCCCCGGCCAGGGCCGGTACCTCCACCACCGGCACGTCGGGGTAGATCGAGACGAAGCGGTCCCGCATCCGCCGCTCCCGGGTGATCCGCTGCATCCGCTCCGCGTGCAGCCGCAGCAGTCCGGCCGCCAGCAGTTCGGTCTCGGTGCCGTCCTGGTTCGCGCGCCCGTCCTGGTTCCCGTGCCCGTCCTGGTTCGCGCGCTCGTCCTTCCCCCTGGCCGAGTCGTCCTGGTCCGGGCTCTCCGAGGGCTGGTCCGGGCTCTCCAGGGTCTCGGCCGCCGCCAGCGCCCGCTCCGCGGTCAGCTGCGGCGCGCCGGTGCTGTGGACCCGGTTCAGCACCAGGCCCGCCAGCGGCATCCGGTCCGTCTCCAGCCGGTCCACGAAGTACGCCGCCTCCCGCAGCGCGTCCCGTTCCGGCGCCGCGACCACCAGGAACGCCGTGCCCGGCGCCTGGAGCAGCTGGTAGGTGCGGTCCGCGCGCTCGCGGAAGCCGCCGAACATCGAGTCCATCGCCTGGACGAAGGTCGAGACGTCCTGGAGCACGTTCGCGCCCAGGACCTTCCCCAGGATGCCGGTGAACATGGTCATCCCGACGTTGAGGAACTTCATCGCGCTGCGCCCGCCGACCTTCGCGGGTGCCATCAGTATCCGGATCAGCCTGCCGTCGAGGAAGGAACCGAGCCGGTTCGGGGCGTCCAGGAAGTCCAGTGCGGACCGGCTGGGCGGCGTGTCCACGATGATCAGGTCCCAGCTGCCCTCGGCCTGGAGCTGGCCCAGCTTCTCCATCGCCATGTACTCCTGGGTCCCGGCGAAGCCGGAGGAGAGCGACTGGTAGAAGGGGTTCTCCATGATCTGCCGGGCCCGCTCGGGGTCGGCGTGGGCGAGCACGACCTCGTCGAAGGTCCGCTTCATGTCCAGCATCATCGCCTGGAGTTCGCCCGGGCCGCTGACGCCCTTGACCACCCGGGGGG includes these proteins:
- a CDS encoding ArsA family ATPase, giving the protein MSTSPKKTDTAAAKAAPTAAKAAPTAAAPTTKAAPTARRDPLAARQLDVDALIDDPATAIVVCCGSGGVGKTTTAAALGLRAAERGRKVVVLTIDPARRLAQSMGLTELDNTPRVVKGVSGPGELQAMMLDMKRTFDEVVLAHADPERARQIMENPFYQSLSSGFAGTQEYMAMEKLGQLQAEGSWDLIIVDTPPSRSALDFLDAPNRLGSFLDGRLIRILMAPAKVGGRSAMKFLNVGMTMFTGILGKVLGANVLQDVSTFVQAMDSMFGGFRERADRTYQLLQAPGTAFLVVAAPERDALREAAYFVDRLETDRMPLAGLVLNRVHSTGAPQLTAERALAAAETLESPDQPSESPDQDDSARGKDERANQDGHGNQDGRANQDGTETELLAAGLLRLHAERMQRITRERRMRDRFVSIYPDVPVVEVPALAGDVHDLEGLREIGDRLNQR
- a CDS encoding transglycosylase domain-containing protein translates to MASNRSGSPLHKVSLGVRLLGASVLAGALVAGLGLPAVGAIGLGAKSAVKDFNNIPDSLKIPTLSQASTIYDANGGVIAKVFSEDRTSVPLGQIAPIMQNALIDIEDHRFYQHGAIDLEGTLRALLKNSSSGNVSQGGSTLTQQYVKNVFINNAGDANSSGFAEATRQTTGRKIQELRYAIKLEEDLSKQQILDDYLNITYFGEGAYGIEAAAELYFSVHASQLTIPQAALLAGLEQSPSQYDPTVNPAAAITRRNEVLQAMANYGTITQAQAKAAGATKLNLKVTWPRTGCITAQNGEGFFCNYVKNVILNDPAFGSTSAIREALWNAGGLQIHTTLNPTDQAAEQKAVTDHAYASDTAAAASSMVQPGTGNILAMAQSRPYGNGTNQTEINYNASALYGGAQGFQTGSVFKAVTAATALSQGIPLSYTINSVVSGNYPEMTDCAGDTLLEQPGMENDDSTKYGNINMVKAMADSVNTYFVPLEKTVGLCNVVHMAQSLGLGVQGSLNSAGTALEPITDTQTLTLGVNSLTPLQVANAYAAFAADGMYCNATAITSVTLAGKSLAVPSADCHQAVSPAVAEGVNTLLASVVSDQGTGATVGIPWSDAGKTGTTNYENQAWFAGYTKQISDATVMTNPNNPANYSLDHTTIGGVYYDTAYGYLTSGPIWKQAMLAAMNGKPNISLDFAPSPGDSSSQSSSSSNNNGNTTSGNNGSTTNTGANGTTTGFTVGGGGKHGKKGH